In Fusarium oxysporum Fo47 chromosome XII, complete sequence, one DNA window encodes the following:
- a CDS encoding concanavalin A-like lectin/glucanase domain-containing protein, whose amino-acid sequence MFFSIILCFLAVTGIAHRVPEILGYQTIWSDSFDGSAGSLPDTSKWNIQQWYKELNSDYQEYKASPNNVHVTGDGFLRIIPRRDLSAERGWTSGRIESTYTFTPTPATKTIIQSSIRLGDGNLDKKQGIWPAFWLLGDSHRTGGPYWPECGELDIMEHVNGYLSTYAAIHCDKAPGGICKEKEGISASVHQPDAGTDWHTYKVVIDRTPRRWEDETIEFWVDDQLIQQVTGKRIGNPDVWKSIARNKMFMIFNVAVGGDWPQPPQRDTIDGLGAGMEVGYVAHYVKEISEEDTRFRVEHYYDKDEDLQALYPDPTPPENPDKYYVPPPPDYPKTHGYPMDSYNYPLVPQAPPPPPPVGVPPPPPVGMPPPPPVGMPPPPPVGVPPPPPRWAGLVFRFWCHRSMKLA is encoded by the exons ATGTTCTTTTCTATCATACTCTGCTTCCTCGCCGTTACTGGCATAGCCCATAGAGTCCCCGAGATTCTGGGCTACCAGACTATATGGTCGGACAGCTTCGACGGAAGTGCTGGCTCTCTGCCAGATACTTCCAAATGGAACATTCAACAATGGTATAAGGAGCTGAACAGCGATTACCAGGAGTACAAGGCTTCCCCTAACAACGTCCATGTCACTGGCGATGGTTTCCTTCGTATCATCCCGAGGCGCGACCTCTCTGCTGAAAGGGGTTGGACATCCGGTCGTATCGAGAGCACGTACACCTTCACCCCGACACCTGCTACCAAGACCATTATCCAAAGTTCCATCCgtcttggtgatggcaaCCTTGATAAGAAGCAGGGCATCTGGCCTGCCTTTTGGCTGCTTGGTGACAGCCACCGCACTGGTGGTCCTTACTGGCCTGAGTGTGGTGAGCTCGACATCATGGAGCACGTGAACGGCTATCTATCGACCTATGCCGCTATTCATTGTGACAAGGCTCCTGGCGGTATCtgcaaagagaaggagggtATCTCCGCGTCGGTCCATCAACCAGATGCGGGTACGGACTGGCACACTTACAAAGTTGTCATCGATCGCACCCCGAGGCGCTGGGAGGACGAGACTATAGAGTTCTGGGTCGATGACCAACTCATTCAACAGGTCACGGGCAAGAGAATTGGCAATCCGGACGTTTGGAAGTCTATTGCCCGCAACAAGATGTTCATGATTTTCAATGTCGCTGTTGGCGGTGACTGG CCGCAACCGCCACAACGTGATACCATAGACGGCCTCGGGGCTGGTATGGAAGTCGGCTATGTTGCGCATTATGTGAAAGAAATTTCAGAAGAAGATACACGCTTCAGGGTCGAACACTATTATGATAAGGATGAAGACCTTCAGGCTCTATACCCTGATCCAACCCCCCCGGAAAACCCAGATAAATACTATGTCCCTCCCCCGCCCGATTACCCAAAGACGCATGGCTACCCCATGGACAGCTACAACTATCCCCTTGTTCCTCAAGCCccaccacctccgcctcctGTTGGCGTgccccctcctcctcctgttGGCATGCCCCCCCCTCCTCCTGTTGGCATgccccctcctcctcctgttGGCGTgccccctcctcctccc CGTTGGGCTGGGCTGGTCTTTCGGTTCTGGTGTCATAGATCTATGAAGCTCGCCTGA